The DNA window GGAGAAGACGCCCCCGGGGAAGACGCAGTGCTCGGTGTGCTCGCGCATGCGTCGGGGCATCCTCTACACGGCGGCGGTGGAGCTGGGCTGCAACAAGATTGCCCTGGGCCACCACCGCGATGACCTCATCCACACGCTGCTGTTGAACCTCTTCTTCGCGGGCTCCATCAAGGCGATGCCGCCCCTGTTGAAGAGCGACGACGGCCGCAACGTGGTCATCCGGCCGCTGTGCTACGCGCCGGAGAAGGACATCGCGAAGTTCGCGGAGCTGAAGGCCTTCCCCATCATCCCCTGTGACTTGTGTGGCACGCAGGAGAACCTCCAGCGCAAGCGGATGCAGCGGCTGGTGGAGGACCTGGGGAAGGAGATTCCGAATGTCCGGCAGAGTGTTCTCAACGCGATGGCCAACGTGCGGCCGTCGCACCTGCTGGACCGGGCGCTCAACCCCGACCCGCTGAACGCGAGCGAGCCGGAGGCGGCGCCCACCCACGACACGCAGGACACGCAAGGGGGAGCCAGTCCATGGCTCGAGAGCAGGCAATGAGCGCTCGTAAGGAACGCAACGCGGCGCTGGTGGAGGTGATGTTGCTGGCGGCCATGGCCGACGGCCGTGTCTCCCAGAGGGAGCTTCAGACGCTGCTCAGCCGCGTGCTGGAGCGGCCGGAGTTCGAGGGCACGCGTTCCGAGGAGCTCAACGCGCTGGTGGAATCCAGCGTGGTGAAGCTGGCGGAGGTCCGCAACCTGGAGGACCTGCTGGCGTCCCTGCGGCGCCGGCTGCCGGACCACAAGAACCGGATGCTGGCCTTCGGGCTGGCGGCGGCGGTGGCGCTGGCGGACCAGCGGGCCACCAAGAGCGAGCTGGGGTTGCTCAAGACGTTCCAGGCCGCGCTGGGCATCTCCGAGGACGAGGTGGCGCAAATCATCGACGTCATCGAGAACGGCGGCAGCCTGGCGGAGGCGCTGGGTGAGCCCCTGGAGCGGCTGTACGCGGAGGTCATGGTGCTGGTGAGCGCGGCGGACGGGCGGCTGAAGGAGGCCGAGGCCCGGGCGCTGGTGGAGAGCTTCGCGGCGGACCCCCTGTTCGAGAACGTCAGCCCGGAGCGCGCGCAGAGCTTCGTGAGCGAGGCGGTGGCGGCGCTCTCCGCGGAGGGGCTGCCCCAGCGGCTGCACGTGCTGGCCCATGGGTTGACCACCCACGCCCAGCGGGTGAAGGCCTTCCGGCTGGCCACGAAAATCGCCTTCGCGAGCGGGGAGCCCAGTCTGGCGGAGCAGCGCATCCTGGACATGTTGCAGGCGACTTTCGGTCTGGCCGACGACGAAGTGGCGCGGTTGGGCAGGGAGGGGTAGTTAGGGGGGAGGTATGACCCTTCAAGTCCCTCCATCGTCCAGACACTCCTTCCGCTTCGGACTGCCGCCGTCGCTGGGCAATGAAACGGCGCGGGAGCGAGCGGACCGGCTGGCGGCCTTCCTCCAGCGGGCGTTGGGCAAGCTGGTGGAGGTGAGCGTCGCGTCGAGCTACGAGACGCTCGCCAAGGATTTGCTCTCGGGCCGCGCGGACGCGGCCTGGGCGCCTCCCTTCGTCTGCGCGCGGATGGAGGCCATGGGCGTGAGGGTGGTGGTGCGCGGGGTCCGTCGGGGCATGTCCTCCTACCGCTCGGCGCTGGTGTGCCGCGCGGGAGCGGGGCTGACGCTGGACCGGCTCAAGGGCACCACGGCGGCCTGGGTGGACCGGGATTCGGTGGCGGGCTACCTGCTCCCCACCGCGTACCTGAAGGCGCAGGGCGTGGAGCCCGCGCGGGCCTTCTTCGCGCAGCACTTCACCAGCTCCTACCGGGGCGCGCTGGAGGCGGTGCTCGACGGCAAGGCGGATGTGGCCAGCGTCTTCTGCCCTCCGGCCTCCACCGGCCTGACGTACACGACGGGCGTGGAGGATGTGCTGGGGGCGGGCGCGGGACGCCGCTTCGAGCTCATCGCGTACACGGACGAGGCGCCCAATGACGGCGTGCCGGTGGCCATGGGCCTGGCGCCGCAGCTGGTGACGGCGTTGGAGTCCACGCTGCTGGGACTCCCGTCCTCCGCGGAGGGCGTGGCGCTGCTGAAGGACATCTTCAACGCGGAGCGCTTCGAGCCCGCGCCGCGCATGGGCTATCGCGCGCTGTACCGCGTGGCGCTCGCGAGCCTGTAGCCGCGAGGCTGCCGCATCGCGGCGCGCGAATCCGGGGACACCCCTGGAATGAGCGGTGTAGGGTGCCGCGCATGAGCGAACTCAAGAGCTACGAAGGCGGCTGTCACTGTGGCGCGGTCCGGTACGAGGTGAAGCTCAACCTCTCCGAGCCGGTGGTTTCGTGTAACTGCTCCATCTGCCAGAAGTCTGGGACGATGTTGAGCTTCACCCCGGTGGAGCACTTCTCGCTGCGCTCGGGGCAGGACGTCCTCACGAACTACCAGTTCAACAAGAAGGTCATCCACCACCTGTTCTGCTCGAAGTGTGGCGTGCGCTCCTTCGCGCGCGGCGTCGGGCCGGACGGTCGGGAGATGGCCGCGGTCAACGTGCGCTGCCTGGACGGCATGGACCTGTCCACGCTGAAGTCGTTCCAGTTCAACGGCCGCGACCTCTGATGGAGTGAGGCCACGGGGCGCGAGACACACCGCGCCCGGTGACAAGGTGTGGCTTCGGCCCGCGAGCGCTTGGGTGCGCCGCGGGCTGTTTGTTTTTTGGGATGTGTCGCCCGAGGGCTAGTCGTCTTGCGTCTCGTCCAGCGGAGCCCGCGTCGGCACACGCTTGGGCGCGGAGCCAGCGGTGGCCGCCCCCGTCCTGTGAGGTGGCGGCGAGGGCGCCTTGCCAGAGCCTGTCCCGCCCTTGCTCCCGGCGGGCGCGGAGACCGCTGGCGCCGAGGGCGCAGGGCCACTCCCAGTCCCCTGCGCGCGCGATGACACGGGGGCCGCCGCCGAGGCGGAGCCGGTCGGCGCGCGCCGAGGGGCCATGGGCGCGGTCGACGACGAGGAGACTCCGGGCGGTCCCTTGGAGCCGGGGCGCGCCGAGGGCCGACCCGCATGCGAGCCCGTGTCACCTGCCGCGGCCGCCGCCGCCGCGGCCTGCTGTCGGGCGGCGATGCGCGGGTCGTAGTGGATGACGGTGGGCTCGGCCGCGAGCCGCTCCTCCTCCAGCTCCTCCGAATACATGTCCTGCATGAACGCCGCGAGGTGCGCGGGCGTCGCGTGCAGCTTGTGCTGCACCAGGAACTCATCCAGCGCGAGCTGCACCTCTCCGGCCGAGGAGAAGCGCTCGTCCCGCTTGCGCGCCAGCGCCTTCAGCACGATGGCGTCCAGCTCCTTGGGGATGTCGGGCGACAGCTCCGAGGGGGGAATCAGCTTCGCGCCCACCACCGCCTTCAGCGTCGAGATTTCCGTGTCGCGCTTGAACAGCCGCTGGTGCGTGAGCAGCTCGTAGAACACCGTGCCCAGGCCGAAGATGTCGGAGCGGTGGTCCAGGGGCTCGCCCCGCGCCTGCTCCGGGGACATGTACGCGTGCTTGCCCTTGATGGTGCCGACCACCGTCTGGGAGAACTTCCCGGACGCCTTGGCGACACCGAAGTCGATGAGCTTGACGCCGCCGTTGTAGCCCACGAGCACGTTCTGCGGAGACACGTCCCGGTGGATCAACGCGAGCTTGCGGCCGGAGGGGCTGCGCGCGTTGTGCGCCGCATCCAGCCCCGCCGCCGCGTCCGCGATGATGCGGCACTTGAGCGCCAGGGGAATCGTCAGCTTGCGCTGCTGCGCCCTGAGTCCCAGGGGCCCCACGGCCTCGCCGTGCACGTACTCCATCGCGATGAAGTACTGCCCGTCGACGTCACCCAGGTCATAAATCTGGGCGATGTTGGGGTGGTTGAGGTGCGCGGCGATGCGCCCCTCGTCGAGAAACATCTCGATGAACTCATCGTCCTCGGACAGGTGGGGCAGCAGCCGCTTCACGACCAGCTGCTTCTGGAAGCCCACCGGCCCCTTCTGCCGCGCGAGATAGACGGCACCCATCCCGCCGATGGCGATTTTGCGCAGCAACTCGTAGCGACCGAATGTCTCCACGTCGACGCAACGATAGCCGCGAGGACCGACGCGCGGAAGCCCGCGCCGCGTCATTTCCCATCCGGTTCGTCCCCCCGCATCGACGCCGATGCGGGGGCGAGTGGTCCCTCAGGGCGAGACGGGTGGCGTCTTGCACACGCTGCGGTAGCGGACCTCCACCGACTGTCCAGGCCGAGGCACCGCGGCGGGTTCGAAGACGATGGCGTTGGCCGCGGCGTCATACGTCCACTGGGTGTCCGGCACCGGCTGCCCCTGGACTCGCACGGCCAGCTCTCCGTCACCCGTGGGGTTGGCCGTGAGGGGGAAGTCCGCCTGGGGCTCCCCCGCGCGCTGGATGACCGAATCCAGCAGGGACCGGTAGCTGCCCTCGCAGATGGAGTCCGCCCGGCCCCCCGTGCCGCGCGCCACTTCGATGAAGCGGTCCGCGTCGCCGCCGGCGGTGGAGCAGCGGTTGTCGGTGGGCACCAGCGCGTAGAGCTGGCTGCGGTGGGCCATGCCCGTGCCCTTCAGCGTCTGGAGGAACTGGATGAAGCTGTCGGGGCTGAAGCCCGAGTTGTCGTCCTCGTCCGCCAGCACCACCACCGCCATGCGCGCCGCGGGCCGCACGAAGCCCCAGTTGCCGTCATTGGGCAGGGCCGTGCGCGGGTCGTCTGTCTGCTCGGACAAGGGCGCGGACAGGGCCTGTCGCATCGTCGCGAGCCCCTGCACCAGGTTGTGACACAGGCCCACTTCCACGTTGGCCTGGAGCCCCGCCGCCGCGTCGGGGCTGGCGCTGGAGAGCACCCTCGGGTGGCTTCCGTCGGCGGGGAACAGCCGGCCCGCCTCGCCGCCGTTGGCGCCTCCGCCGCACTGGGGACCTCGCGGCACCAGGCCCGTGGTGGTGACACCCATGCGCAGGTCCACCTGCTGCTGACGCGCGTACTCCAGCCAGCCGGGAATCGCCGACCGCAGACGCTGCTGGTAGGGCGCCATCGTCGTCGTGTTGGAAATCACGAAGAGCACATCGAGCTGGCTGTCGGTGCCCTGCGTGTAGCGGTCCACCTGGATGCCCTCGTGGTTCGTCTCGCCAATCAGCGGAATCAGGAAGGGCGCGGCCTCATTCGCCACGTGGAGATACAGCGGCGTGAAGTGCTGACCCAGCACGTTGCGCGCGTAGTCCACCTCCAGCTCGAACCCCTCGGTCGCCTGGAGCGTGCGCGGCAAGGGGATGGGCGTCCGCAGGGTGAACTGGCCGCTGGTGCCATGGCCCAGCGTCGCGCCGGTGACGGTGATGGGCTCGCTGCACCGGTTGGCGACGTAGGTCTTTCGCGGCGGCGCGGCGCAGTCGTAGCGGATGGGGCCGAAGTCCACGTAGGGCGGCGAGGCGACGAGGCAGCTCGCCTTCGACACGCCCTTGAGGGGCAGCGTCACCGTGGGCGCGGCCGGGTTGTTCACCGTCAGCTTCAGCTCTCCCGCGTACTCCCCCTCGGCCGAGGGCCGGAAGGCCACCATGGCGCTGAAGGCGGAGTCGTAGAGGACGATGCCGCCCGTCAGCTTGCCGCCCGGCATGAAGAAGGCGCCGTTGGCGTCGTTGGACAGGTGGATGTCCTTCACCGCGCACTCACCGCGGCCCGGGTTGCGGAAGCGGAAGCCCAGCACCGCGCCCTTGCCGGGCACCACGTTGCCGAAGTCCATCACCGGCTGGGGCAACAGCTCGTACTCGCAAGGCCCGCTGGTGCGCGAGCGGCCCGTGAGGATGATTTCGCGCTCGGGGTTGAAGAGGTCATCCGAGCGCACGCGCAGCCTCGCCCGGAAGGTGCCCTCCGCGACGGGCTCGAAGTAGACCTTCAGCTCCAGCGCGTCGTTGCCCGGCGCGATTTCCAGCCCGGCCGCATCCAGTTGGGGCCACGTGCCCGCCATCCACGCATAGCGCTGCGCGCCGCGCGTGGGCACGTCCACGCTGAACTGGCTGCTGTCGCCATCCGCCGTCACCCCCGTGAAGTGCAGCGAGCCGTTGGTGCCCGCGTTGGTGATGCGGATGGACTGCTCCACCTTGCCGCCCACGGGCAGCTCGCCGAAGTCCAGCATCACGGGCGTCACCGCGAGGGTGGGCCGCCCGCCCCGCGCATCCAGGATGACCTCCGACTGCCGAGGCTTGTCGGAGGCGTAGTGCACCTTGAGGTCGCCGATGTTGGGGCCGGAGTAGCGCGCGGCGAACTCCATCTTCAGTTCCACCACTTCGCCCGGCTGCACCGTGGAGCCCTCCGGCTTGGAGAGCGGCACGAAGGCGTGGTCGCTGGTGATGAGCCGGTCGATGGTGACGGGCCGCCAGGTGATGTTGCGCGCGCGCGTATGCGACTGCGTGCGCTCATGCACCGGAATCAAATCGAACGGCACGGGCGCCGGGTCGAACACGAAGGCGGTGGCGACGGAGTGGCCCTTGAGCTCCACCACCGACGGCGTGCAGTGCTCGCACGAGCGCACCTCCAGGCGCGCGTCCATGGCGCCCAGCGCGCGGGGCAGGTACTGCGTGCTCACCTTGCGCGAGGACTGGGGCGGAATGGTGAGGGTGTCGGGCGTGAAGGGGTCCGGCGAGCTCCCTCGCACGACGAGCGTCAGCGGCAGGTCCACCGGGTTGGTGATGGTGACCTCCAGCGCGCGGTCGCTGTCCACCTCCAGCGTCTCGTAGTCCAGCACCGGCGGGTCGATGCCAATCTGCGTGGGGGTGCCCAGGCCGGTGACCTTCACCTGGGCTTGTGAGCCCTGGTTGGCGTCAGTGGTGACATGGACGGTCTCCTGGGTGACGCCCTCCTCGAGCGGATGGAAGCGCACGCGCACCACGTGCGACTGGCCCGGCATCACCCGGCCTCCGCCGTCCTGGAGCTCCACCTCATAGGAGGGGTTGCCGATGATGGGCAGTGCCTCGATGGCGAAGAAGGGCACATAGCCGATGTTGCGGATGCGCACTTCGCGCTCCCGCCACTCGCCTACCGGCACCTCGCCGAAGTCGAGCACGTCCATGTCCACCACCGCCGTGGCCTGCACCGCGCGGGTCTCTTCCCCCTCGTGGCAGGCAACCAGGGTGGCAACGAGCACCGCCAACGCGAGGACTCGCCCCCTCTGCCCCATCCCCATGTTCCGCTCCTCACCCTTCTCCCCACACACACCCGTCAGGGTCCGGTGCGTGCTCCGCCGACCTCTCCCCATTCCAAATGCCATACCAACCCGGGGGAACTAGGCTGCTGTCCTGAATTCAAGGGGTTGGGATGCGCAGTCGCCGCCGTGTGCATCGGAGGGAACGGCATTGCCCTGGAGGGTGAAAGACTTTTCCCGACCTTCTGCCCGGATGAGGGCCTCAGCGGATGAAGTCGGTGAGCGCCCGAGCGACTTCGGCGGGCTGCTCCAGGTGGACGTGATGCCCTCCGGGAATCATCCGCGGTGGTGCAACGAGCGTGCGAAGCGCCTCCTGCCTGCGGTCCAGCTTCTCGGCGTCGGGCCACAGGCCCTGCTCGCCTCGGATGACCTGCACCGGGCAGGTGAGGGCGGCCTGGATGGCCAGCCACTGGGCCTCGTCATGGCCCTGGGCGAAGCGGCGGCGGTGACGCGGGTCGAAGGTGAAGGCCACGCCTCCCTCGACGCGCTCGGTGCCGTGGCGCACCAGGTACAGGGCGGCGGCCAGGGGCAGCGTGGGGTTGGTCTCCCGCAGGCGCGCGGCGGCGTCCTCCACCGTGGGGTAGAGCTTTCGGCGCGGTGGCCGGCGCGTGTCATTCAAGAAGGAGCGCAGCCGCTCCACCGTGACTTCGGGCGCGCCGCCCAGCGGGCCCATGCTCTCGATGAGCGACAGGCCCAGGACGCGCTCCGGGCGTGCGGCCGCGTAGGTGGTGCCGATGATGCCGCCCAGGGAGTGGCCGACCACGTACGCCTGGGACAAGCCCATCCCGTCGAGCGCGGCCTCCACGTCCAGCAGGTGCTCACCGGATTGATAGTGGGCCTCGGGGGGCGCGTGCGCGCTCTTCCCCATGCCCCGGAAGTCGAGCAGCACCAGCCGCCAGTGCGCGGGGACATGCTCGATGACGCCGTCGAAGCTGTGCGTGTGGTCCAGCCAGCCATGGAGGAACAGCACGGCGGGCGCGGCGGGAGCCCCGGGGCGGTGGCGCACGTGCAAGCGCAGCCCCTGGGAGTCAACGAAGTGGGATTCGAGCATGAGGGACACGGGCGACTCCTGCCCGTGCCTTACCTCATCGCGGAGGCTTCGAGGACGGCTAGCGCGGCGGCGCGGGCGGCCTCGGCGGCCCCCCGGTGTCCGGCTTGGACATCACCAGGGCGAGCTGCCGGGCCTGGTTCTCCGTCGCGCACCGGTATTCTTGGACCTTCCCGTTGTCCTTCTCGATGCGGAGCACCCAGACGTCGTTTTCCTTCGTCACATTGGGCCGTTGAGACATGTGGCGGTTCCTCCCCACCCTGGAGCAGAAGCACGTCTCGTGCCCGACAACAGGTTTCAAGCCAAATGCTTGATATCCCAGGTCGGCTCCCCGCACGGGTGGGGGTGGGTGACAAAATTGGTTCACCGCTGCGACAAATTTTGGATCATGACCCTGTCAGTCCTTGCATAGTACCCCAGGGCTGGGTCTGTGATGACCTGTCGATGAAAGGGATTGGGCTCAGGGGGTATCAGCCCACTCCCAGGCGGAGCGGTAGCCGCCGTGCGTCTGGGACTCCTCGATGAAGCGGGCGTAGAAGGGGTGGCCGCTGAGGGTGGCGGAGTCGCCCACGACGAAGAGGTGCCGGCGGGCGCGGGTGAGCGCGACGTTCATGCGGCGCAAGTCGTTGAGGAAGCCGACCTGGCCCTCGCTGTTGGAGCGGGTGAGCGAGACGAGCACGGCGTCCTTCTCGCGGCCCTGGAAGGCGTCGACGGTGTCCACCTCGACGTCGGGGGCGAAGGACTCCAGGCGCTCGCGCAGGCGGTGGGCCTGGGCGCTGTAGGGCGTAATCACCGCGAGCTCCCGCTGTGACAGCCCCAGCGCGAGCAGGGCGCGCACGCGCGTCTCGATGATGTCGGCCTCGCCGGTGTTGAAGAGGCTGCGTGTGGTGGGCTCCACCTCCTCGTCGAAGCCCTTGCCGGCGGTGTCGAGGAAGAGGACGGGCGGGGCGTCCACCTCCGTGCCGGCAGGCAGGACATCCGCGAGCGAGCGGTCCGCGACGGAGGGGTGGGCGCGAAGCTGGCCGCCGTACATCTCGCGCGAGGGGAAGTCCATGATGCGCGTGTTCATCCGATACTGCTCGAGCAGCATGCGCTTCACGCCGTCGCCGTGGTCCGCGAGCAGCCGCTCGAAGAGGCTCACCGCCAGGCCCGCGCGCGCGGCGTCTTGAGAGAGCACGGTGGGCGGGAGCTGCTGCGGGTCGCCCGCGAGGATGACGATGGGCGCGCGCAGGAAGCCCAGGAGCGCGAGCGGCTCGGTGGCCTGGGTGGCTTCATCCAGGAGCGCCAGGTCGAACTGCTCACCGGACAGCACGCCGGAGTCGAGGCTCGCGAGCGTGACGCAGACGACGTCCGCGTTGGCCAGCACGGAGCGCACCGCCTTGCGCTCGAGCGCGCGGGCCTCGTCGAGCATGGCCTTGGCCTCCGTGGTGGAGGCGCGTGCGTTGGAGAAGCGCGCGCGGCTGCGGCCCTGGGTGCGCTGGCGCCGCGCGTAGCCGAGCAGCGAGAAGGCCTCGTCGAAGAGCTCGCGCGAGACGACGCGGTCGGGGTGCTCCTCCACGACGATGTCCAGCGTGTGCTCCTGGAGGCGCGCCGCGACGCGCGCGGGATGTCCCACGCGAACGGCGCGCAGGCCCTGGCCGAGACACAGGTCCAACAGGTGGTCCACCGCGGCGTTGCTGGCGGCGGTGCAGAGCAGTCGCTGGCCTCGGGCCACGGCCTGCGTGGCCACCTCCGCGAGCACGGTGGACTTGCCGGTGCCCGGCGGGCCGTGGACCAGGAAGAAGTCCTCGGCGGCGAGCGCGCGTCCCACCGCGTCGAGCTGCTCGGGGTTGAGGGGCCGGCCCGGCTCGAACTCGCGAGGCTTGTCCGTGCGAGGCGGCTCGTTGCCCAGCAGCACCTCGCGCTTGCGGCGCTCGAGGCCCTTGTCCATGGCCTTCACGCGCTGAAGGCCCGCGCGCATCCGCTCGTAGGTGACGTCGTTGGGGACGACGTCCAGCCGCAGCAGGCCCTCGTGGACATACGGGGGCGGGGAGCGGTCGAAGGCGAGCTGGAGGCGCGTGGCGCTGGCACGGGAGACCAGGGCCTTGGCGGGCTCGCTCACCTCGGCGCGGCGGGGGAGCACCGCCACCAGGTCTCCGTTGTGGAGCCGGGAGGGCAGGCGCGAGCGGTCCGCGCGGGCCAGGGTGAGCAGCACGCGTCCACCCAGGCCGACCTCTTCCTCCACCGTCTCGAGGTCCAGGACGGACAGGCCCTGCTCCTCGCGCTCGTGCAGGGACAGGCCCTCGGCGAGGGTGGCGAGGCGGGCTTTCTCGGCCTCGCGCTCCTTGGCGAGGAGGGAGCCGAGCTGGTCGAAGAAGGAGACGTCACGAGCCATGGGGCCACGTCATGCCATCCGGACGCGGCGGCGGCCAGTGTCTCGGGCCCAGGCGTGTCACGCGGTGGGCGGGCCGGTGGTCCTCGTGGGGAACACCGGCCCACCCGTGTCACGGCGTGACTACTTGCGGAGGACGCCGCCGCTCACGACCAGGCCGTACTTCGCGTCGATGACGCGGGTGCTCAGGTCGGCGTCCTGGACGATTTCGTCGCCGAGCACCGTCACGGTCCACGCGCCGGCCTCGGGGTTGGCCAGGAAGACGTTCTCGACGGTGTCCACCTTGTTGGAGACGCCGCCGGACGTGGAGACGTTGCTCGCCGTCAGGCCGTTGTTGCCCCAGTACACGACGCCGGAGGGCGAGGTGACGCGCAGCGAGATGTCATTGATGCGCGCCTGGGCGGCGCCCACCGTGCCCGCGGGGTCCGTGTAGACGAGCGTGACGTTGAGCTCCTTCTCCCCCGCGGCGACAGTGACGCCGTAGGTGTTGCTGCCCAGGGGCAGGAGGGTGTCCGTCTCGTCGATGATGCCCGTCACCGGGGCGCGGTCATGCAGCCGCTTGATGTCCGCGGTTCCCCAGCCCTGGCGCGCGCGCGTCAGGTCGCCGTTGGTGCCGCCCGCCGGCCAGTTGTAGCGGTAGGCCATGTTGATCATCAGCGCCTTGGCGGTGGCCATCTGCGGGCGGCTGGCGAAGACATCCGCGCCGCCGCCGTGGCCGGCCCACACGCCCTTGTGCCACATCTCGAAGAGGAGCCCGAAGTGGCCCGCCGTCTCCGGGGTGGCGGCGCTGGTTCCGCCGAACTCCGTGTACGACGTGTTGCTCGCGTTGCTGGCCGCGCGAATCTGGTCGTAGAAGTAGGACAGGTCCGGCTTGAGGCGTCCGTCGGCCGCGGGGCCGATGCTCGCGCTGTTGCTCCAGGCGTCGTCGGTGCGGCTGGCGGTGTTGCGGTGGTAGAAGCCGCCGACGGAGACGATGTTCTTGGCCCACGCCTGCGGCCGCGAGTTGCGCGTGCCGGAGTTGCTCTGGGACTGGGTGCTGAGGATGGGGGCCTTGTGGAGGTAGTCATCCACCTCGGCGGAGATGGTGGTGTACGTCGTGCCCAGGGTGCTTCCCACGCTGGAGGTCTGGAACACGGCGCGGTAGGGGCCCGCCGGGTCCGTCAGCTCGCGGTTGATGTCGTAGCGGGACTTGCTCCCGCCGAACTGGGTGGACTCGCTGTAGAGGAAGAAGATGCCCTGGCCCTTGGGGAGCATGCCTCGCGCCTCGGGGACGACGCCCTTGGCGAAGTTGATGCTGTAGCAGCTCGTCCCGTGCGCGCTGCCGGCGGTGGACGTGCTGTGGATGATGGGCGCCACGGCCCACTCCTGATGCGTGGTGCGCAGCTCGGTGTCGAAGATTTCGCCGCGCACGCCCTCGCCCGTCCAGCCGCGCGTCGTCTCGAGGAAGTTGGCGCCGCCCACCTCGCGCACGATGTTCATGTCCACTTCACCCGGGCCACCCCAGCGGTCGATGAACTGCACCGCGTTGGAGCGCACCAGTCGCTCGAGCTGAGGCTGGGTGAGCGTGGCCTCCACGCGCAACCCACCCGGCTCGATGAGGTCCACGGTGCCGCCCAGCTTGCGCACCAGCTCGGCGACCTCGCCCTGGCGCGCCGCGCCGCGCTCACCCACCATGATGGAGTAGCGCTGCGCCTCCAGCCGGGCGGAGCGTCCCGTGAGGGCGTCACGCAGGAAGCCCTCCACGCGATACTCCGGATGGTA is part of the Myxococcus landrumus genome and encodes:
- a CDS encoding AAA domain-containing protein, whose translation is MARDVSFFDQLGSLLAKEREAEKARLATLAEGLSLHEREEQGLSVLDLETVEEEVGLGGRVLLTLARADRSRLPSRLHNGDLVAVLPRRAEVSEPAKALVSRASATRLQLAFDRSPPPYVHEGLLRLDVVPNDVTYERMRAGLQRVKAMDKGLERRKREVLLGNEPPRTDKPREFEPGRPLNPEQLDAVGRALAAEDFFLVHGPPGTGKSTVLAEVATQAVARGQRLLCTAASNAAVDHLLDLCLGQGLRAVRVGHPARVAARLQEHTLDIVVEEHPDRVVSRELFDEAFSLLGYARRQRTQGRSRARFSNARASTTEAKAMLDEARALERKAVRSVLANADVVCVTLASLDSGVLSGEQFDLALLDEATQATEPLALLGFLRAPIVILAGDPQQLPPTVLSQDAARAGLAVSLFERLLADHGDGVKRMLLEQYRMNTRIMDFPSREMYGGQLRAHPSVADRSLADVLPAGTEVDAPPVLFLDTAGKGFDEEVEPTTRSLFNTGEADIIETRVRALLALGLSQRELAVITPYSAQAHRLRERLESFAPDVEVDTVDAFQGREKDAVLVSLTRSNSEGQVGFLNDLRRMNVALTRARRHLFVVGDSATLSGHPFYARFIEESQTHGGYRSAWEWADTP
- a CDS encoding S8 family serine peptidase, whose amino-acid sequence is MKTAFSSYAGSWRRLTVMTLGCGLLAPIPAFAATKAPSGVERAATPAARVIDSDKATTARPVTGLADSVKGRSSLVTGAGRVFHRTDNLVHSLKTLSVPSTSLQLHVWEEEDAAGQRQDFFAYSRGGTELVGRAQATTYQVRLGHVQFDPLRDTAPLVAGLLTADPGNTLSLVQLQATPLPELRESLEREGGKVLRFLTDHTFLVEMNADTKKRVAELPFVRWVGPYHPEYRVEGFLRDALTGRSARLEAQRYSIMVGERGAARQGEVAELVRKLGGTVDLIEPGGLRVEATLTQPQLERLVRSNAVQFIDRWGGPGEVDMNIVREVGGANFLETTRGWTGEGVRGEIFDTELRTTHQEWAVAPIIHSTSTAGSAHGTSCYSINFAKGVVPEARGMLPKGQGIFFLYSESTQFGGSKSRYDINRELTDPAGPYRAVFQTSSVGSTLGTTYTTISAEVDDYLHKAPILSTQSQSNSGTRNSRPQAWAKNIVSVGGFYHRNTASRTDDAWSNSASIGPAADGRLKPDLSYFYDQIRAASNASNTSYTEFGGTSAATPETAGHFGLLFEMWHKGVWAGHGGGADVFASRPQMATAKALMINMAYRYNWPAGGTNGDLTRARQGWGTADIKRLHDRAPVTGIIDETDTLLPLGSNTYGVTVAAGEKELNVTLVYTDPAGTVGAAQARINDISLRVTSPSGVVYWGNNGLTASNVSTSGGVSNKVDTVENVFLANPEAGAWTVTVLGDEIVQDADLSTRVIDAKYGLVVSGGVLRK